A single window of Mugil cephalus isolate CIBA_MC_2020 chromosome 1, CIBA_Mcephalus_1.1, whole genome shotgun sequence DNA harbors:
- the si:dkey-85k7.11 gene encoding endonuclease domain-containing 1 protein — MRRFFPRMLSFSLLMASHLASATVSTDFRGCSQFFYKQTPPAGIRGTSPKRICQKYADKLRYATLYDGSRRLPLYSAYVFKKSDGKSRMDTPWMYEPQLVSEDESGDMRPLPLSEDSPPLIEDSQAVLEDYTDAVIYKRGPLNPDVHQADPDDKSSTYTLTNVVPLVTDFLDASWYPYLDVIRRRLNNFCHGKSFMVAGVTVSRTTIQRDNRNRLTVPKHLWLAYCCPWFDRNSPYEVRFMFPSYGGYALNEQTGYSVVEVPLKMLETFLKSQADADDGVAIFYKGCVSENRFKKKKKKR; from the exons ATGCGTCGGTTTTTCCCTCGCATGCTGTCCTTCTCTCTGCTGATGGCGTCCCACCTGGCGAGCGCCACCGTGTCCACTGACTTCAGAGGCTGCAGCCAGTTCTTCTACAAGCAGACGCCGCCTGCCGGGATCAGAGGGACGAGCCCGAAGCGGATCTGCCAGAAGTACGCCGACAAACTGCGCTACGCCACGCTGTACGACGGCAGTCGCCGTCTCCCCCTCTACTCTGCCTACGTCTTCAAGAAGTCTGATGGGAAGAGCAGGATGGACACGCCCTGGATGTACGAGCCACAG TTGGTTTCTGAAGACGAGAGCGGTGACATGAGGCCCCTTCCCCTGAGCGAAGACAGCCCCCCTCTGATTGAGGACAGCCAGGCCGTGTTGGAGGACTACACGGACGCGGTAATATATAAACGCGGTCCGCTGAATCCCGACGTGCACCAAGCGGACCCGGACGACAAATCCTCCACCTACACCCTCACCAACGTAGTTCCCCTTGTCACAGACTTCCTGGACGCCTCCTGGTACCCGTACTTGGACGTCATTCGCCGACGCCTCAACAACTTCTGTCACGGTAAATCCTTCATGGTGGCAGGGGTGACGGTCTCCCGGACCACCATCCAACGAGATAACAGGAACCGCCTGACGGTCCCAAAACACTTATGGCTGGCGTACTGCTGCCCCTGGTTCGACCGCAACTCACCGTACGAGGTGAGGTTCATGTTCCCTAGCTATGGGGGCTACGCACTGAATGAGCAGACTGGCTACAGTGTGGTGGAAGTGCCGCTAAAGATGCTGGAGACTTTCCTGAAGAGTCAGGCGGACGCAGACGACGGCGTGGCTATTTTCTACAAAGGCTGCGTGTCAGAAAACCggttcaagaagaagaagaagaagaggtag
- the LOC125003729 gene encoding endonuclease domain-containing 1 protein-like yields MGFLVQVVFLLANIVSSAVRGRVERELSPECRQFLYMGTPPSGLVHHSLQFICQRYNKKPRYVTLYNTADRIPIYSAYTFKRTDGEKCADVPWMFEPQLSTTSETEEMQPFPRGYMHMNFEDAQAVLDDYTNAILYERGTLNPDEHQDDPDDKAATYTLTNVVPMVPYFSDAVWNRQAHIIRRRLNNYCRGTAYVVTGVTTSGKMIRRDNMNRIAVPTYLWSAYCCVDFDHNTPYNERYRFPSFAYYALNDPGTTGVVEVSVQKLKEFLRRTTYVNQNFQIFVGDCIPAASRMTQ; encoded by the exons ATGGGATTTTTGGTTCAGGTGGTTTTCCTGCTGGCAAACATAGTATCATCAGCGGTCAGAGGGAGAGTGGAAAGAGAGCTGTCCCCAGAGTGCAGACAGTTCCTCTACATGGGAACACCGCCGTCAGGACTGGTGCACCACTCCCTCCAGTTTATTTGCCAGCGCTACAACAAGAAGCCTCGCTACGTGACCCTGTACAACACCGCGGACCGCATACCCATCTACTCCGCCTACACCTTTAAACGCACGGACGGCGAGAAGTGTGCGGATGTACCATGGATGTTTGAGCCTCAG CTCTCCACGACCTCTGAAACGGAGGAGATGCAGCCCTTTCCCCGCGGCTACATGCACATGAATTTCGAGGACGCCCAAGCCGTGCTGGACGACTACACGAACGCCATCCTTTACGAGAGGGGCACCCTCAACCCGGACGAGCACCAGGACGACCCCGACGACAAGGCCGCCACCTACACCCTCACCAACGTCGTGCCCATGGTGCCCTACTTCAGCGACGCAGTCTGGAACAGGCAGGCGCACATCATCCGCAGGCGGCTCAACAACTACTGCCGCGGGACAGCTTACGTCGTGACTGGGGTCACCACGTCCGGGAAGATGATCCGCCGGGACAACATGAACCGCATCGCAGTCCCCACCTACTTGTGGTCCGCTTACTGCTGTGTTGACTTTGACCACAACACGCCTTATAACGAGCGCTACAGGTTCCCGTCCTTTGCCTACTACGCCCTCAACGACCCGGGCACCACCGGGGTGGTGGAAGTCTCCGTCCAGAAGCTGAAGGAGTTCCTCAGGAGGACAACCTACGTGAACCAGAACTTTCAAATCTTTGTGGGCGACTGCATCCCGGCAGCGTCCCGCATGACCCAATAG
- the LOC125003714 gene encoding endonuclease domain-containing 1 protein-like, translating to MVPTPANCAVSLAAIVTVLTCGLLRGAQAGVVGDFNHVERCKDSLYMGTPPRGYLSNSFKKICQRYGDKPRYVTLYDSRRHIPIYSAYTFKKSDGEKKVDFPWMFEPQLASEKSSSNMEPFPQSSNMHMNFEDTQAVLEDYADVVQYERGQLNPDEHQADPLDKASTYSLTNVIPQIREFNLGPWAEHQDLIRKRLNNYCRGKAFVVTGITTSGHTIRRNNLDRVAVPEYVWSAYCCTEFDQNAPYFVRYKFPVFGSYGLNDRVNNHMVEVPLKNLEKFLKGRMDVDKNFQIFYNDCVPDN from the exons ATGGTACCTACGCCTGCAAACTGTGCCGTATCCCTGGCTGCTATTGTGACCGTGCTGACCTGTGGGCTTCTACGGGGAGCCCAGGCGGGAGTGGTGGGGGACTTCAACCATGTGGAGCGCTGCAAGGACTCCCTCTACATGGGAACTCCACCGCGAGGCTACCTCAGCAACTCCTTCAAGAAGATTTGCCAAAGGTACGGAGATAAGCCCCGCTATGTCACCCTGTACGACTCCCGCAGACACATCCCCATCTACTCTGCCTACACGTTCAAGAAGTCAGACGGGGAGAAGAAGGTGGACTTCCCTTGGATGTTTGAACCTCAG TTGGCCTCAGAAAAAAGCAGCAGTAACATGGAGCCGTTCCCCCAGTCttcaaacatgcacatgaacTTCGAGGACACCCAGGCGGTCCTGGAGGACTACGCCGACGTGGTTCAGTACGAGCGCGGCCAGCTCAACCCTGACGAACACCAGGCTGACCCCTTAGACAAAGCCTCCACCTACAGCTTGACCAACGTCATACCGCAGATCAGGGAGTTCAACTTGGGTCCCTGGGCAGAACACCAGGACCTAATCCGTAAACGCCTCAACAACTACTGCCGCGGCAAAGCCTTCGTCGTCACCGGGATCACCACTTCCGGGCATACGATCCGTCGCAACAACCTGGACCGGGTGGCCGTACCGGAATACGTGTGGTCGGCCTACTGCTGCACGGAATTCGACCAAAACGCCCCTTACTTTGTGCGCTACAAGTTCCCCGTGTTCGGATCTTACGGGCTGAATGATCGCGTCAACAACCACATGGTGGAAGTTCCTCTCAAGAACCTGGAGAAGTTCCTCAAAGGGAGGATGGACGTGGACAAGAACTTCCAGATTTTCTACAACGACTGCGTGCCGGATAACTGA
- the ufsp1 gene encoding inactive Ufm1-specific protease 1 — MDKKAVDASSEEKIDWGGRGAEEEEEEEDVWKIKTLPKNVHAGLPNPLSDPVKCSLIKGDYLYFHYGCDGQDDRGWGCGYRTVQTMASWLCQNWSSPKNQNRPAPSLTEVQRALVAMGDKPGSLVGSREWIGTFEASLVLDYFYDVPCKLVHVRGGGAELEQVAVEELHRHFEGHASPVMMGGDRDNSSKGVLGVCTGEEGSYLLVVDPHYYGGQLEAAELQRRGWVAWKRVSSLDQSSFYNLCMPQTAKRGM; from the coding sequence atggataaaaaggCGGTAGACGCGTCATCTGAGGAGAAGATTGACtggggaggacgaggagcagaggaggaggaggaggaggaagatgtgtGGAAGATCAAAACTTTACCAAAGAACGTGCACGCCGGCCTTCCCAATCCCCTGTCAGACCCCGTGAAGTGCTCTCTAATTAAAGGAGATTATCTGTACTTCCATTACGGCTGTGATGGACAGGACGACAGAGGCTGGGGATGTGGATACCGCACCGTTCAAACGATGGCCTCCTGGCTTTGCCAGAACTGGTCTTCACCCAAGAACCAAAACAGACCCGCACCGAGCCTCACAGAAGTTCAGCGAGCCCTGGTTGCGATGGGGGACAAGCCGGGCTCTTTGGTGGGCTCCAGGGAGTGGATAGGGACGTTTGAGGCCTCCCTCGTCCTCGACTATTTCTACGACGTTCCCTGTAAGCTGGTGCACgtcagaggtggaggagcagagctggagcaggTTGCGGTGGAGGAGCTGCACCGGCACTTTGAGGGGCACGCATCTCCGGTCATGATGGGAGGAGACAGGGACAATTCCTCTAAGGGGGTGTTAGGGGTGTGCACTGGGGAGGAGGGGAGCTACTTGCTGGTGGTGGACCCTCACTACTATGGGGGTCAGCTGGAGGCCGCAGAGCTGCAGAGGCGAGGCTGGGTGGCGTGGAAGAGGGTGTCCTCTCTGGACCAGTCCTCGTTTTATAATCTGTGCATGCCTCAGACGGCCAAAAGGGGAATGTGA